GCAGATCAAGGCGTTTCGCCCCGAGACGCGCACCGTCGCCGGAGGGCAGACCGCCGCGGCGTTCGCCCGGGACCTGGTATCCCGGCGGCATTTCGACGCGGTCGTGTCGGGGGACGGCGAGAAGCCGCTTGTCGATCTGGCGCGGGGCGCTCCGGAAGGCAACCTCACCTTCCTGCGGGGTGAGGAGACCGTGCAGTTGCCGCTGACCTACGTGCAACCGCGGGGCGGCAGCGAGGACCTGTCGCTGCTCGACGATCTCACGGAGATCGCCCCGGCCGACCTGCTCCGGGAGGTCGGCTACAACGCGCCGTACGTGTGGACGGGAAAGGGCTGCCAGAGCACCTGCCTGTACTGCGGGGGCAGCGCGCTGGGCCACAAGACTCTCTTCGGCCGCACCGGCTATGCCTACCGGCCGCCGGAGCAGACGATCCGCGACATGGAGGTGCTCGGCCGCTGGAGCGGCGACGTGGTGATGTTCGACTTCGATCCCGTGACCGACCCGACCCGGCGTGAGTACTACCGCCAGCTGATGCGGCAACTCCCCCGGGGCCGGTTCCACGTCGCGTTCTACTGCTGGTCCTTGCCCGACGACGAGTTCATCGCGGAGGCAGCTGCCACCTTCCGGAGCTGCCTCATCGGCATCGACGCCCAGACCTACAGCGAACCGCTGCGCGCGCGCCTGGCCAGGCGCGCCTGGATCAAGCCCTTCGCCAGCGACGCCGACCTGGATCACGCGGTCGCTACCTGCCAGGGCCTGCCGAACTGCGCCGTCGCCATGTACGGCATCGTCGGCCTGGCGACGGAAACCGCCGACGACGTGGCGCGCGCCGAAGAGTTCTTGAAACGCCTGCTGGATAGGTACGGCGAGGCGTTCCACGAACTGGAGATCACCCCCCTGTCCATCGAGCCGGGCGCCCTCCTGGCGCGGGACCCGGCCAAGTACGGCATGGTCGCCCTGCGGAACACGTTTGACGACTACCTGGCATTCACGCGGTTCCAGTACCATCTCGGCGCGGGATTCCACGAGGCGCCCTTCGAACCGGGCCTGCCGCACCCCTTCGGCGTCCACCGGGCCGGCGACGCGCCGGACCGCGTCTGGCGGGACTACCGGCGCCTCAAGGCGCTGATCGGGACACGGCGCGAGGCCCTCGCCAACGCGGCGGCCTACGAGGCCCTTAGCATCGGCGCCGAGGGGATCGCGCTCACGTTGCGCAACCGTTCGGTCTACCAGGACGTGTGGCGCTTGATCCCGTGGGCGGCGGGGGAAGCGCTGGACCGCGGGCTGCCGCGTGTGGAAGTCGCCGCGGCGCTCGCCCACGTCAACGTGCCGGCCGCGCCCGTCCTGACGCTCGACGAGCGCTTTGCCTGGGCGCGCGCTCAGCTCGCGCGCATCCGGGAGGCGATCGCCGCCGGCCACCTCGAACTTCGTATCCGCGGCAGCGAGGGCCAGCGCTGGGGGGCTCTCGCCGACTGCGGCGCCGAGATCACTTCGGAGGGTAGAGGGTCTTGTTGATCAGGCCGATGGCCTGATCGACGTGCTTGAGGGCCTTCTCGGCATTACCGTCGGCCTTCTCGCCGTCGGGCGCCTTCTCGAGGGCCATGCGCGCCCGCTCCAGATCTCGCACCGCGCGATGCAATGCGGGATGGCGTTCGCCCGGATGCCCGTGGCCCCGGTACTGCGGAGGGAGGGGCGACGGCGAGCCGGCCTGCTGAGCCAGGCTCGCGCCCGCTCCGAGGCCCAGCCCGACCGCCAGGGCGACTCCGAGGTATGTCACGGTGAGCTTCTTGTTGGCTAGCATGCCCCAGATCGTAGCACGATCCCCTTGCCCGTCAGGCAGGCGGAGTCTCGCTCACGACGGGTGATTCGCCGGTTCGATCGGGGCCCGGGGCGTCTCGGGGATCGGCGCGGCCGCTATCGGTCGGCGTGGCCTTCCACGGCCTTGTCGATTTCCTCGAACAGCGCCTCGACCAGACCCTGCTCGTCGAGGGTCTTGACCACTTCTCCGCCCTTGAACAGGACGCCGCGGCCCTTGCCGAGGGCGATGCCCACATCCGCCATCCGCCCTTCGCCGGGCCCGTTGACCACGCAGCCCATCACCGCGACCGACAGGGGCACCGAGACGCTTTCCAGCCGCTCCTCGACCTTCTGGGCGATGCCGATGAGATCGCCTTCGCAGCGCCCGCATGACGGGCAGGCGAC
This genomic stretch from Candidatus Tanganyikabacteria bacterium harbors:
- a CDS encoding cobalamin-dependent protein (Presence of a B(12) (cobalamin)-binding domain implies dependence on cobalamin itself, in one of its several forms, or in some unusual lineages, dependence on a cobalamin-like analog.), with translation MAQLLFLSPPRRADGSRALFNNASLSLASYLARRGVTARIAPLLGTHWREDLQAALAEHVPDHAAISCKWWDTLYGATEVAKQIKAFRPETRTVAGGQTAAAFARDLVSRRHFDAVVSGDGEKPLVDLARGAPEGNLTFLRGEETVQLPLTYVQPRGGSEDLSLLDDLTEIAPADLLREVGYNAPYVWTGKGCQSTCLYCGGSALGHKTLFGRTGYAYRPPEQTIRDMEVLGRWSGDVVMFDFDPVTDPTRREYYRQLMRQLPRGRFHVAFYCWSLPDDEFIAEAAATFRSCLIGIDAQTYSEPLRARLARRAWIKPFASDADLDHAVATCQGLPNCAVAMYGIVGLATETADDVARAEEFLKRLLDRYGEAFHELEITPLSIEPGALLARDPAKYGMVALRNTFDDYLAFTRFQYHLGAGFHEAPFEPGLPHPFGVHRAGDAPDRVWRDYRRLKALIGTRREALANAAAYEALSIGAEGIALTLRNRSVYQDVWRLIPWAAGEALDRGLPRVEVAAALAHVNVPAAPVLTLDERFAWARAQLARIREAIAAGHLELRIRGSEGQRWGALADCGAEITSEGRGSC